In Streptococcus uberis, a single window of DNA contains:
- a CDS encoding LysR family transcriptional regulator, whose amino-acid sequence MEIKDIEYVNAILDHGSVTKAAQALYITQP is encoded by the coding sequence ATGGAAATAAAAGATATTGAATACGTCAATGCCATTCTTGATCACGGCAGTGTTACTAAAGCGGCACAAGCCCTTTATATCACACAGCCCTAA
- the citC gene encoding [citrate (pro-3S)-lyase] ligase yields MSLFRVDRIYSSDKNNQEKVTRLLEAAGIKRDQNIDYTCGIFEEDGTLIATGSLFANTLRCFAVCKRYTGEGLLNAIITHLIHKQYERGITHLFVYTKPETSPFFQDLGFYPILSIPNLVTFMENRRAGFANYLDKLKAESPQTSQSAALVINANPFTLGHLHLIEKAASENGHVHLFMVSDDSSLVPFPIRKKLIKACTAHLKNITYHETGPYIISQSTFPSYFQKDDQAVIRSQAELDVTIFVQIAKTLGINKRYVGQEPTSMVTNLYNQIMSKKLPEMGIDCVLIPRLEVDGQPISASTVRQAIKEGRLDAVKALIPKTTFDFFNSSEAADIISRIQKQDSVIHY; encoded by the coding sequence ATGTCTTTATTTAGAGTAGATAGGATATATTCATCCGACAAGAATAATCAAGAAAAAGTCACCAGACTATTAGAGGCCGCTGGCATCAAAAGAGATCAAAATATTGATTACACCTGTGGTATCTTTGAAGAAGATGGGACCTTAATTGCCACTGGTAGTCTTTTCGCCAACACTCTCAGATGCTTTGCTGTATGCAAACGCTACACTGGTGAAGGTTTGTTAAATGCCATCATCACCCATCTCATCCACAAACAATACGAAAGAGGCATCACCCATCTCTTTGTCTATACCAAACCTGAAACCAGTCCTTTCTTCCAAGATTTAGGCTTTTATCCCATTCTCTCCATTCCTAATCTTGTGACTTTTATGGAGAATCGCAGAGCAGGCTTTGCCAATTACCTTGACAAATTAAAAGCGGAAAGCCCTCAAACAAGTCAAAGTGCTGCACTCGTCATTAATGCTAATCCCTTTACGCTAGGCCATTTACACCTGATAGAAAAAGCAGCGTCAGAGAACGGGCATGTCCATCTTTTTATGGTCAGTGACGACAGTAGTTTGGTCCCTTTTCCTATTCGCAAAAAACTGATTAAAGCTTGTACCGCGCATTTAAAGAATATCACTTATCATGAAACAGGGCCTTATATTATTAGCCAATCAACCTTTCCTAGCTATTTCCAAAAGGATGATCAAGCCGTCATTCGTAGTCAAGCAGAATTGGATGTGACTATCTTTGTTCAAATTGCTAAAACATTAGGCATTAACAAACGTTATGTTGGGCAAGAGCCAACCAGTATGGTCACCAATCTTTACAATCAGATAATGTCTAAGAAACTTCCTGAAATGGGAATAGACTGTGTCCTCATTCCTAGACTAGAAGTTGATGGGCAGCCTATCAGTGCTTCTACTGTTCGACAAGCCATAAAAGAAGGGCGACTTGATGCTGTCAAAGCTTTGATTCCTAAAACAACCTTCGATTTTTTTAACAGTTCAGAGGCAGCTGATATTATTTCTAGGATTCAAAAACAAGACTCAGTCATTCATTATTAG
- a CDS encoding GNAT family N-acetyltransferase translates to MKYFEKQKNMNPIIKEANSSQADLLSKIAFESKKYWGYSDEFMEKCREDLTVTATYIENNLVKVIYSNQLVAGFYAFDFKMMMLDALFVSPSFIDKKFGILLWNDLIDELKDRQINKFTFDSEPNAVGFYKKMGAVQVGETISSVDKTRRLPFMECEVIR, encoded by the coding sequence ATGAAGTATTTTGAAAAACAAAAAAATATGAATCCAATTATTAAAGAAGCAAATTCGAGTCAAGCAGATTTGTTGTCAAAAATCGCTTTTGAAAGTAAAAAATATTGGGGATATTCTGATGAGTTTATGGAAAAGTGTCGAGAAGATTTAACTGTAACAGCGACTTATATTGAAAATAATTTAGTCAAAGTTATTTATTCTAATCAGCTAGTTGCCGGCTTTTATGCATTTGATTTTAAAATGATGATGTTAGATGCTTTGTTTGTCTCACCTTCCTTTATTGATAAGAAATTTGGAATACTTTTGTGGAATGATTTAATTGATGAACTGAAGGACAGACAAATAAATAAGTTTACATTTGATAGTGAGCCTAATGCAGTTGGCTTTTATAAAAAAATGGGAGCAGTACAGGTTGGAGAAACTATTTCCTCTGTTGATAAAACAAGAAGATTGCCATTTATGGAATGTGAGGTTATACGATAG
- a CDS encoding acetyl-CoA carboxylase biotin carboxyl carrier protein subunit — protein MLRKFKISIDGKEYLVEMEEIGGAPVQAPVAAAPASTPAPVPSAPAAETAAETPSPVSASVSPASADAMASPMPGTILKILVNPGDSVSENQPLMILEAMKMENEIVASQAGTVTAIHVSPGQAVNAGDGLITIS, from the coding sequence ATGTTACGCAAATTTAAAATTTCAATCGATGGTAAAGAGTATTTAGTTGAAATGGAAGAAATTGGAGGTGCTCCAGTACAAGCTCCAGTTGCAGCAGCCCCAGCATCAACTCCGGCTCCAGTACCGTCAGCTCCAGCTGCTGAAACCGCTGCAGAAACACCAAGTCCGGTTTCTGCATCAGTTAGTCCAGCCAGTGCTGATGCTATGGCATCCCCAATGCCTGGTACTATTCTTAAAATCCTTGTTAACCCAGGAGATTCTGTTTCTGAAAATCAGCCTTTGATGATTCTTGAAGCAATGAAAATGGAAAATGAAATCGTTGCTAGTCAAGCAGGAACTGTTACAGCCATTCATGTATCACCGGGTCAAGCGGTGAATGCCGGTGATGGTTTAATCACAATTAGCTAA
- a CDS encoding PhzF family phenazine biosynthesis protein, with amino-acid sequence MLPYYVVNAFTNKAFSGNPAGVVVLDEPIKEDLMQKIAKENKLSETAFILKEKDLYKIRWFTPEKEVDLCGHATLASTYVISRYLEDDLSHITFSSKSGLLEVTISGEDITLFFPMVDVKQVPITAMMRESIESTILEAYRTADEEHLVLYLENQESIENFKIDLEKISQLAPHGVTLTAQSSEKNIDYVLRYFAPNYGINEDPVTGSAQTRLALIWAIKLGKKRLIAKQLSERQGLMMIHLEEHLVKISGQANLYLKGSIDI; translated from the coding sequence ATGTTACCTTATTATGTTGTGAATGCTTTTACCAATAAGGCATTTAGTGGCAACCCTGCGGGGGTTGTGGTTTTAGATGAACCGATTAAAGAGGATTTAATGCAGAAAATAGCTAAAGAAAATAAACTATCTGAGACTGCATTTATTTTAAAAGAAAAAGATCTATATAAGATTAGATGGTTCACACCAGAAAAAGAAGTGGATTTATGTGGGCATGCGACTTTAGCAAGTACCTATGTAATTTCACGTTATCTTGAAGATGATTTAAGTCATATCACTTTCTCTTCAAAGTCAGGACTTCTAGAAGTAACTATTAGTGGTGAAGATATAACGTTATTTTTTCCAATGGTTGACGTTAAGCAAGTTCCAATAACAGCGATGATGAGAGAATCGATTGAATCTACTATCCTGGAAGCTTATCGAACAGCAGATGAAGAGCATCTTGTTTTATATCTGGAAAATCAAGAATCTATAGAGAATTTCAAAATTGATTTAGAGAAAATTAGTCAATTAGCACCACATGGAGTGACACTTACAGCCCAAAGTTCAGAAAAAAATATTGATTATGTTCTTCGTTACTTTGCACCAAATTATGGTATCAATGAAGATCCTGTTACTGGCTCAGCACAAACGCGTCTAGCACTAATTTGGGCGATAAAACTTGGAAAAAAACGATTAATAGCTAAGCAATTATCTGAAAGACAAGGGTTGATGATGATTCATTTGGAAGAGCATCTTGTTAAAATATCAGGACAAGCTAATTTATATCTGAAAGGTAGTATTGATATTTAG
- a CDS encoding GNAT family N-acetyltransferase, translating into MRYNSFNQPLGELVENDTKVYLPKIGVLVGDSVRIEKINQSHFEDLYKIYGENSPEENFTYMSFSKFNDKNEFNIFFQKMLQSEDPYYLTIIDSDTNTAVGTFSLMRIDSKNRVIEMGGVFYSSELKRTIMATEAQYLVMKYVFEDLRYRRYEWKCDSLNAPSRRSAERLGFKFEGTFRQAIIYKGRSRDTNWYSILDKEWPENKERLERWLDKSNFDENGNQIKPL; encoded by the coding sequence ATGAGATATAATAGTTTTAATCAACCGTTAGGAGAACTTGTTGAAAATGATACAAAAGTTTATTTACCAAAAATTGGTGTTCTAGTAGGTGATTCCGTTAGAATTGAAAAAATAAATCAGAGTCATTTTGAAGACTTGTATAAAATCTATGGGGAAAATTCACCCGAAGAAAATTTTACGTACATGTCTTTTAGTAAATTTAACGATAAAAATGAATTTAATATTTTTTTTCAAAAAATGTTACAGTCAGAAGATCCTTATTATTTGACTATTATTGATAGTGACACTAACACAGCTGTAGGGACATTTTCATTAATGCGTATTGACTCAAAAAATAGAGTTATTGAGATGGGTGGAGTATTTTATTCTTCAGAATTAAAACGAACAATAATGGCAACTGAAGCACAATATTTGGTAATGAAGTACGTCTTTGAAGATCTTCGATATCGTCGTTATGAGTGGAAATGTGATAGTTTGAATGCTCCTTCTCGACGTTCTGCAGAGCGATTAGGATTTAAATTTGAAGGAACGTTTAGACAAGCTATAATATATAAAGGTCGAAGCAGAGATACAAATTGGTATTCAATTTTGGATAAAGAATGGCCTGAAAATAAAGAACGATTGGAAAGATGGTTGGATAAATCCAATTTTGATGAAAATGGAAATCAAATTAAACCCTTGTAA
- a CDS encoding CTP synthase, whose translation MKEKKILLVGDRKDSTNHLAIEKCFHVYNNGRKIVSFEWVSTQKIDLEVIQHFDGVWLTPGGPYQNDENVLQLINYMRLKVDIPFIANCSGFQYSIIEYFRNSVGLPDATSEELYNGALHKVVNKLTCSLSGNISQELRIAKGTLLQSIIMKDSYLGWYNCNYSLNNRYSSQLINQGDWVTSATFGDEIRALELPNKHFYLITLFQPAMEIEHGLISPIILSFFEQL comes from the coding sequence TTGAAAGAAAAAAAGATACTTTTAGTAGGTGATCGGAAAGATAGTACTAATCATTTAGCAATAGAGAAGTGTTTCCACGTGTATAATAATGGGAGAAAAATAGTATCTTTTGAGTGGGTATCAACACAAAAGATAGATTTAGAGGTAATACAGCATTTTGATGGTGTTTGGCTGACTCCAGGAGGACCATATCAAAACGATGAAAATGTTTTACAGTTGATCAATTATATGAGACTAAAAGTCGATATTCCTTTCATTGCAAATTGTAGTGGCTTTCAATATTCAATCATTGAATATTTTAGAAATTCGGTTGGATTACCAGATGCAACATCAGAAGAATTATACAATGGAGCTCTTCATAAGGTAGTAAATAAGTTGACTTGTTCTTTATCAGGAAATATTTCACAAGAACTCCGAATAGCCAAAGGAACCCTTCTTCAATCAATTATTATGAAGGATAGTTACTTAGGTTGGTACAATTGTAATTATTCATTAAATAATAGATACAGTTCACAATTAATCAATCAAGGAGATTGGGTGACCTCTGCCACATTTGGGGATGAAATAAGAGCTTTAGAGCTACCAAATAAACATTTTTATTTGATCACACTTTTTCAACCAGCAATGGAAATTGAACATGGTCTGATTAGTCCAATCATTTTGTCTTTCTTTGAACAATTGTAA
- a CDS encoding CitMHS family transporter translates to MLLTVLAYAMIAVFMYVVMTKKMSPLSSLVMIPLIFTIIAFLTGSADITADASFVDSLGGEKLANNLTAIGPMVMYGISQTAKTGIMLLFAILYFSIMLDTGLFDPITEKMIRFAKGDPMKVLMATAIVAAAVSMNGDGTTTTLIVVSAFLPIYQKLNMKVMNLGVLIILQNTIMNLLPWGGPTARAMSVLNVGSEILAYLAPGMILSLLYVIFYVAPSMGRKERKRLGITNLTEEELLKLTTISDPEKEAIRRPQFFIFNGLLTILLIAWLVAGSFISAIEVPSLLLFAVGTILALMVNYPKLKDQSKRIGDNAGDAVQVVILVFAAGIFMGLFQGSGMANALAQSFTTIIPKQLAGFWGIIIALISAPGTFFLSNDGFYYGIMPVLAQAGARYGFDNMSMALASLMGQAFHLLSPLVAFIYLLLRLTGLDMGEWQRTAGKYALVIFIIFVVTIILMGHMPVYIPQ, encoded by the coding sequence ATGTTACTCACAGTTTTGGCCTATGCCATGATCGCCGTCTTCATGTATGTGGTAATGACAAAGAAAATGTCACCACTATCATCCCTAGTAATGATCCCTTTAATCTTTACGATTATTGCCTTTTTAACTGGTAGCGCTGATATTACTGCCGATGCTAGTTTTGTTGACTCACTTGGTGGTGAGAAACTTGCCAATAATTTAACAGCCATTGGCCCTATGGTTATGTATGGGATTAGTCAAACCGCTAAAACCGGTATTATGCTTTTATTTGCCATCCTCTACTTCTCAATCATGTTAGATACAGGACTTTTTGATCCTATCACTGAAAAAATGATTCGCTTTGCAAAAGGCGATCCAATGAAAGTGTTAATGGCAACTGCAATTGTGGCTGCAGCCGTTTCTATGAATGGAGACGGAACAACGACAACCTTAATTGTTGTTTCAGCTTTCTTACCTATTTATCAAAAATTAAACATGAAGGTTATGAATTTAGGTGTTCTGATTATCCTTCAAAATACCATTATGAACCTTCTGCCATGGGGTGGACCTACAGCTCGTGCGATGTCAGTACTCAATGTTGGTTCAGAAATATTAGCCTATTTAGCTCCTGGAATGATTCTTTCGTTACTTTATGTCATTTTTTATGTTGCACCAAGCATGGGACGTAAAGAACGTAAGCGTTTAGGAATCACTAATCTTACTGAAGAAGAACTTCTTAAATTAACCACTATTTCTGATCCAGAAAAAGAAGCCATTCGTCGACCACAATTCTTCATCTTTAATGGTTTACTCACCATTCTTTTAATTGCTTGGTTGGTTGCTGGTTCGTTCATTTCAGCTATTGAAGTGCCATCATTACTCTTATTTGCAGTTGGTACCATCCTAGCTCTCATGGTTAACTATCCAAAACTTAAAGATCAATCAAAACGTATTGGTGATAACGCCGGAGATGCTGTGCAAGTTGTTATCTTAGTCTTTGCAGCAGGTATCTTCATGGGACTTTTCCAAGGTTCTGGTATGGCCAATGCTTTAGCTCAAAGCTTTACAACAATCATTCCTAAACAACTAGCTGGATTCTGGGGAATTATCATTGCCCTAATCTCTGCACCAGGGACATTCTTCTTATCAAATGATGGTTTCTACTATGGAATCATGCCAGTCCTTGCTCAAGCAGGTGCTCGTTATGGATTTGATAATATGAGCATGGCTTTAGCTTCTCTAATGGGGCAAGCCTTCCACTTACTAAGCCCACTTGTTGCCTTTATCTATCTCCTACTTCGTTTAACAGGTTTAGATATGGGAGAATGGCAACGTACAGCTGGAAAATATGCCTTAGTCATTTTTATCATCTTTGTTGTAACCATTATATTGATGGGGCACATGCCTGTTTACATCCCACAATAA
- a CDS encoding GntR family transcriptional regulator, producing MNSITQIVKNNLELSQNVPLKIALYHAFKKTIVLREIPAGTRINEKEFSSELNISRTPIRYALGVLEEEKLVEHIPNRGIIVKGVSLQDALEIFEIRKALETLASTTAMNLMTKDDFEEMRQLLETCECYLKNQEIDKVLANFNDFNNLIYEKSQMLRLKEIVSELQAYLLYFRRISISSDDRRRKALDEHWLIYRGMKNKDYQQVTLITHEHLNHSLEFIIQEMEETNDQ from the coding sequence ATGAATTCAATTACACAAATTGTTAAAAATAATTTAGAGTTGTCACAAAATGTTCCCCTCAAAATTGCTTTGTATCATGCCTTTAAAAAGACAATTGTTTTAAGGGAAATTCCCGCAGGAACACGAATTAATGAAAAAGAATTTTCAAGTGAACTCAATATCAGTCGAACCCCAATAAGGTATGCTTTAGGTGTTCTTGAGGAAGAAAAATTAGTGGAACACATTCCAAATAGAGGGATTATCGTCAAAGGTGTAAGCTTACAAGATGCACTGGAAATTTTTGAAATCCGCAAAGCCCTTGAAACCTTAGCGTCAACAACAGCAATGAATTTGATGACTAAAGATGATTTCGAGGAAATGCGTCAGCTTTTGGAAACCTGCGAATGCTACCTCAAAAACCAGGAAATTGATAAAGTACTAGCCAATTTTAATGATTTCAATAATTTAATATATGAAAAAAGTCAGATGCTGCGCTTAAAAGAAATAGTATCTGAATTACAAGCCTATTTGCTCTATTTCAGACGGATTTCCATTTCTTCAGATGATAGACGTCGAAAAGCCTTAGATGAACATTGGCTCATCTATCGTGGCATGAAAAATAAGGATTACCAACAGGTCACGCTCATCACCCATGAACATTTGAACCATTCCTTAGAATTTATCATTCAAGAAATGGAAGAAACCAATGATCAGTAA
- the citG gene encoding triphosphoribosyl-dephospho-CoA synthase CitG, giving the protein MISKETLSYFSQLACKALLNEVSLTPKPGLVDCSNNGAHDDMTIMTFLESSLALMPHFNRYIEIGYQFYQDNPKDLFEKLRQEGILAEKTMFTATNGVNTHKGVNFSFALILGATGSYLAQHPHIDKHYHFTSRDSHAICQLIIPMTKHLIAQDLSHLEEKKQLTNGEKLYIKYGIKGPRGEASQGYPSLTQKALPYLRELSEIETDKRILQLRLLLYLMSFVEDANLIHRGGIEALYQVQSEIKSYLQKESSTDALMTFLTDYNQILINRHLSPGGAADLLALSLYFAFLEKLL; this is encoded by the coding sequence ATGATCAGTAAGGAGACTTTATCTTATTTTAGTCAATTAGCTTGCAAAGCACTCTTAAATGAAGTCAGTTTAACACCAAAGCCTGGTCTTGTCGATTGTTCCAATAATGGTGCACATGATGATATGACCATTATGACATTTTTAGAATCAAGCCTAGCTTTGATGCCCCACTTCAACCGTTATATCGAAATCGGTTATCAGTTTTATCAAGATAATCCAAAAGACTTATTTGAGAAGTTGAGACAAGAAGGCATTTTAGCTGAAAAAACCATGTTTACCGCTACAAATGGGGTTAATACCCATAAAGGAGTCAACTTCTCCTTTGCTCTTATTCTAGGAGCCACTGGTAGTTACTTGGCTCAACATCCTCATATCGACAAACATTATCACTTCACATCAAGGGATAGCCATGCTATATGCCAACTCATTATTCCCATGACAAAGCATTTAATTGCTCAGGATTTAAGTCATCTTGAAGAAAAAAAGCAACTTACCAATGGAGAAAAACTCTACATAAAATATGGCATCAAAGGCCCTAGAGGGGAAGCTAGTCAGGGCTATCCAAGCTTAACACAAAAAGCCTTGCCATATCTCCGGGAATTATCCGAAATTGAGACAGATAAACGAATTCTTCAATTACGCTTACTCCTTTATTTAATGTCCTTTGTTGAAGATGCCAATCTTATTCACCGTGGTGGCATTGAGGCATTGTATCAAGTGCAATCGGAAATAAAAAGCTACCTCCAAAAAGAAAGTAGCACAGATGCCTTAATGACTTTTCTGACTGATTATAACCAAATATTAATCAATAGACACCTTAGCCCAGGAGGGGCTGCTGATTTATTAGCCTTAAGCTTGTATTTCGCCTTTTTAGAAAAACTACTTTAA
- a CDS encoding ATP-dependent nuclease, with the protein MNNINIDFPSVTIREITFNDGKTIVFNNDDIVLLVGGNNAGKSRTLKDLRDDLNGISNTKVLVKKLEYETFGFSENKLRDYFENNFEKNTYGQYCVWIDDNSSYYFDSNSFSDIYDKKSFYKALFSFLSTENRLVLTRPIELNYAYNMQSLNILKKLERDFDSINKLNQALDSGFQKSIEIFEEYVDRNIIKKYKISDSYTITKILKLDSREKINQLKQLEDLQDQGDGIRNTVAILSSLIVNENSLILIDEPEAFLHPPQARTLGKNVVKLSRDKQLFISTHNIDFIRGALEEDASRIKIIKIDRLGSQNVFNLIDNSSISKISSDKNLKYTNILNGLFYNQVILCENESDCKFYSAILEYVDLTTYQNTLFCAVGGKEQFKKIVPLLKDLSIKYKIIADIDLINNIDSLKQLLNSSNPNCYSKIAPNHKKFIEKFQKETNSQVKTQEEIRNEINQIYNTDKFMSPQSVEQIKSILREINSLKLLKTGGKSIIPQGECTNLFNYINEFLKENNIFILDCGEIERFVPDVPGHGNNWVENTFIKYAEIEAEVYHEARNFMKMILNHNSKIVN; encoded by the coding sequence ATGAATAATATAAATATTGATTTTCCCTCTGTAACCATTAGAGAAATTACTTTTAATGATGGTAAAACGATTGTATTTAATAATGATGATATTGTTTTACTTGTTGGCGGTAATAATGCGGGAAAGAGCCGTACCCTAAAGGATTTGAGAGACGATTTAAATGGAATATCAAATACAAAAGTATTAGTAAAGAAACTAGAGTATGAAACTTTTGGTTTTTCTGAAAACAAACTTAGAGATTATTTTGAAAATAATTTTGAAAAAAATACTTATGGGCAATACTGTGTATGGATAGATGATAACAGTTCTTATTATTTTGATTCTAATTCTTTTAGTGATATTTATGATAAAAAAAGTTTTTATAAAGCATTATTCTCATTCTTATCAACTGAGAATCGTTTAGTATTAACAAGGCCTATAGAATTGAATTATGCGTATAATATGCAGAGTCTAAATATTTTGAAAAAACTTGAAAGAGATTTTGATTCGATTAATAAATTAAACCAAGCTTTAGATTCAGGCTTTCAAAAATCAATTGAAATATTTGAGGAATATGTAGATAGGAATATAATAAAGAAATATAAAATTAGTGATAGTTATACGATTACTAAAATTCTTAAATTAGATAGCCGAGAAAAAATAAATCAGCTAAAACAATTAGAAGATTTACAAGATCAAGGGGATGGAATTCGAAATACAGTTGCAATATTATCCTCGCTAATTGTTAATGAAAATTCATTAATATTAATTGATGAGCCGGAAGCATTTTTACATCCTCCTCAAGCTAGAACGTTAGGTAAAAATGTAGTTAAGTTATCTAGAGATAAACAATTATTTATCTCAACTCACAATATTGATTTCATTAGAGGTGCTCTTGAAGAAGATGCTTCAAGAATCAAAATAATAAAAATAGATAGACTTGGTAGTCAAAATGTATTTAATTTAATTGATAATTCCAGTATCAGTAAAATTTCTAGTGATAAGAATTTGAAGTATACAAATATTCTAAATGGATTATTTTATAATCAGGTTATTTTGTGTGAGAACGAAAGTGATTGCAAGTTTTACTCTGCAATATTAGAATATGTAGATTTAACGACTTATCAAAATACATTATTTTGTGCAGTTGGAGGAAAAGAACAATTTAAGAAAATTGTACCTTTACTTAAAGATTTGAGTATAAAGTATAAAATAATAGCTGATATTGATTTAATAAATAATATTGATAGTTTAAAACAATTGTTAAATTCATCTAACCCTAATTGTTATAGTAAGATAGCTCCTAATCATAAAAAATTTATAGAAAAATTCCAAAAAGAAACCAATAGTCAAGTAAAGACCCAAGAAGAAATAAGAAATGAGATTAATCAAATATATAATACTGATAAATTTATGTCACCACAATCAGTTGAGCAAATAAAATCAATTTTAAGAGAGATAAACAGTTTAAAACTCTTAAAAACTGGTGGGAAAAGTATTATCCCTCAAGGTGAGTGTACAAATCTATTCAATTATATAAATGAATTTCTAAAAGAAAATAATATATTTATTTTGGATTGTGGTGAGATAGAACGTTTTGTACCAGATGTACCTGGGCATGGAAATAATTGGGTCGAAAATACTTTTATAAAATATGCTGAAATTGAAGCAGAAGTTTATCATGAAGCTCGGAATTTTATGAAAATGATATTAAATCATAATAGTAAAATAGTTAATTGA
- a CDS encoding AbrB family transcriptional regulator: protein MLMLVFTLVVGLLGGLLAKFLKIPAPFMIGSMLLVAVVSMTMGSLDTLPSMKLFAQIISGAYIGQQVTKKDIIQLPKVGPSILGLMSLFTLNMLILGSLFCLFFKMDLVTAFLSCLPGGIVDVSLMAIDMGAETDVVATMQSVRLIGILLILPVWVSFITKRFAPELRQKPSNGLSQFTGRKVSLSGSQRVKNDLLVLFVASIGGVIGLKLGIPVGTLILSLIFSTVLKITHETKQMSPWIRYLAQICAGALIGSGFTPNSIWQMSQLIVPIILLLTSYLLINAFFGYLMYKRGIFDIQSALFASSPAGATDISLLAGELGGDMPKIASIQISRTLYTVIIMPLLIKLITFFF, encoded by the coding sequence GTGTTAATGCTTGTTTTTACCCTAGTCGTAGGACTGTTGGGAGGGCTACTTGCTAAGTTCCTCAAAATACCTGCTCCTTTTATGATTGGGAGCATGCTTTTGGTAGCAGTGGTCTCAATGACCATGGGTTCTTTGGACACGCTTCCTTCAATGAAGTTATTTGCTCAGATTATCAGTGGAGCATATATCGGACAACAGGTGACAAAAAAAGATATCATCCAGCTGCCGAAGGTGGGGCCCTCTATTTTGGGGCTCATGTCACTTTTTACCCTTAATATGCTTATACTTGGTAGCTTATTTTGTCTCTTTTTTAAGATGGATTTAGTGACGGCTTTTTTATCTTGCTTGCCTGGAGGTATTGTGGATGTTTCCTTAATGGCCATTGATATGGGAGCAGAAACAGATGTTGTTGCAACTATGCAGTCAGTGCGCTTAATTGGGATTTTGTTAATTTTGCCAGTTTGGGTTTCCTTTATCACAAAACGATTTGCCCCAGAATTAAGACAAAAGCCTTCAAATGGCCTATCGCAATTTACTGGTCGAAAAGTTAGTCTTTCAGGGTCTCAAAGGGTGAAAAACGACCTTTTGGTCCTCTTTGTTGCTAGTATTGGTGGCGTAATTGGTTTAAAACTTGGCATCCCTGTAGGGACCTTAATCTTATCTTTAATTTTTTCGACAGTTTTAAAAATCACACATGAGACAAAACAAATGTCCCCTTGGATTCGTTATTTGGCACAAATTTGTGCGGGGGCATTGATTGGATCAGGCTTTACGCCTAATAGTATTTGGCAGATGTCTCAGTTAATAGTTCCGATTATTCTCCTTTTGACAAGTTATTTACTCATAAATGCCTTTTTTGGTTACCTCATGTACAAGCGAGGTATTTTTGATATCCAATCAGCCTTATTTGCTTCATCTCCAGCGGGAGCTACAGATATTTCCTTGTTAGCAGGAGAATTAGGTGGAGATATGCCTAAGATTGCCAGTATTCAGATTAGCCGCACCCTATATACGGTTATCATAATGCCTTTATTGATAAAATTAATCACCTTTTTCTTCTAA